A window of Bacteroidota bacterium contains these coding sequences:
- a CDS encoding PP2C family protein-serine/threonine phosphatase, with protein MKDDRKERGEGILSRRKMNNLKLKSLLEITKAINSNVPTQDLFNIYEQILVNDLKIGKLALFIHATNWICVLKQGMDMDMDDEIKFDESILRFKEITEINVFGNSTTFDVVIPVFHNSKAIAYLLIGDIDEDKLEMSPTIKHLPFIQTLTNIILVAIENQKLTLENIRQEGERKEMKMASEMQSMLFPSSLPNDDKLEIAAYYQPHQQVGGDYYDFIRINKNEVVFCMADVSGKGVSAALLMANFQANLRALFKHNSSLPEVILELNELVFNNAKGEKFITLFVAKYNTVTKVLTYINAGHNPPLLISKHNPMMLTTGCIGLGMMEEIKRIKEGIITVAHGSILLCYTDGLVEQNNNMDEEFGYEKVASMLVKKSELPMHEVNSYLINSLNKFKQNRPYIDDIALLSCRFN; from the coding sequence ATGAAGGACGATCGCAAAGAGCGCGGAGAAGGAATTCTGTCACGCAGAAAAATGAATAATCTTAAGCTAAAATCGCTTTTGGAAATTACCAAGGCGATTAATAGCAATGTTCCTACACAAGATTTATTCAACATTTATGAGCAGATTTTAGTAAACGATTTAAAGATTGGCAAACTGGCGCTATTTATTCATGCCACTAATTGGATTTGCGTGCTCAAGCAAGGGATGGATATGGATATGGACGATGAGATTAAGTTTGATGAGAGCATACTTCGCTTTAAAGAAATTACCGAAATAAATGTTTTTGGAAATTCCACCACTTTTGATGTGGTGATTCCTGTTTTTCACAATTCTAAAGCAATTGCTTATTTGCTTATCGGAGATATTGATGAAGATAAGTTGGAAATGAGTCCAACTATTAAGCATTTGCCTTTTATTCAAACGCTTACCAACATTATATTAGTTGCCATCGAAAACCAAAAGCTCACCCTCGAAAATATTCGTCAGGAAGGAGAACGTAAGGAAATGAAAATGGCTTCGGAGATGCAATCCATGTTGTTTCCCAGCTCATTGCCCAACGACGATAAATTGGAGATAGCAGCCTATTATCAGCCGCATCAGCAAGTGGGTGGTGATTATTACGACTTTATTCGTATCAATAAAAATGAAGTGGTATTTTGTATGGCCGATGTATCGGGAAAAGGGGTTTCGGCAGCTTTGTTGATGGCTAATTTTCAGGCTAATTTGCGTGCTTTGTTTAAGCACAATTCTTCTTTACCGGAAGTAATCCTCGAACTAAATGAATTGGTATTTAACAATGCCAAAGGCGAGAAATTTATTACCTTATTTGTTGCCAAATACAATACGGTGACCAAGGTACTTACCTACATAAATGCAGGTCATAATCCCCCTTTACTTATTTCCAAGCACAATCCTATGATGCTCACAACAGGTTGCATAGGTTTAGGGATGATGGAGGAAATTAAACGCATTAAAGAAGGCATCATTACCGTAGCCCATGGCAGTATTTTATTGTGTTACACAGATGGTTTGGTGGAACAAAACAACAACATGGATGAAGAGTTTGGATATGAAAAAGTGGCAAGTATGCTGGTTAAAAAATCCGAATTGCCGATGCATGAAGTGAATTCCTATCTTATAAATTCGCTAAACAAATTCAAGCAAAATAGGCCTTATATCGATGATATTGCTTTGCTGAGTTGTAGGTTTAATTAA
- a CDS encoding diaminopimelate epimerase, protein MKIEFHKYQGAGNDFVLVDNRDLNFPEHNTQLIKRICDRRFGVGADGLILLQNHAKLDFEMLYFNADGNIGSMCGNGGRCVAAFAQELKLIKTETAFHASDGKHEALLKDKLIMLKMADVIGIEKIGKDFYLNTGSPHYVRFVENLAAYDVVGEGRKIRNSSRFKKLGTNVNFVEPAGTVLKVRTYERGVEDETLSCGTGVTAVALVAAFRGIKKAAKQFSIATPGGKLKVSFEQQADTSFKDIWLHGPAEFVYKGMYNI, encoded by the coding sequence ATGAAAATTGAGTTTCATAAATACCAAGGTGCCGGTAATGATTTTGTGTTGGTGGATAATCGCGACTTGAATTTTCCTGAGCATAATACCCAATTAATTAAAAGGATTTGCGACAGGAGGTTTGGTGTGGGTGCCGATGGATTGATATTGCTTCAAAATCATGCAAAATTGGATTTTGAAATGCTTTATTTTAATGCCGATGGAAACATTGGTTCGATGTGCGGGAATGGTGGACGTTGTGTAGCTGCATTTGCGCAAGAACTAAAGTTGATTAAAACCGAAACAGCCTTCCACGCAAGTGATGGAAAACATGAAGCCTTGCTTAAAGACAAGCTTATAATGCTTAAAATGGCCGATGTAATAGGCATTGAGAAAATAGGAAAGGACTTTTACTTGAATACCGGATCACCACATTACGTGCGCTTTGTAGAGAACTTAGCCGCCTATGATGTAGTTGGCGAAGGAAGAAAAATAAGGAACAGTAGCCGATTCAAAAAGCTTGGTACAAATGTAAATTTTGTGGAGCCAGCTGGAACTGTGCTTAAAGTAAGAACATACGAAAGGGGAGTAGAAGATGAAACTTTATCGTGTGGAACCGGAGTAACCGCGGTGGCTTTAGTTGCGGCATTTAGAGGAATAAAAAAGGCGGCAAAACAATTTTCTATAGCCACTCCGGGTGGTAAACTAAAAGTAAGTTTTGAGCAACAAGCCGATACTTCATTTAAAGATATATGGTTACACGGACCTGCTGAATTTGTGTATAAAGGGATGTATAATATTTGA
- a CDS encoding fused MFS/spermidine synthase has protein sequence MDYPFLFRLSSYFFDRLVYQTHSVHNAELRVMLHHNKFILDSGRANYSFGNLHQAFQRAFAVTKLRNKSPKNALILGFGAGSIAHILQKELKFNCSITGVEIDSEVLKLAKLYFDFDKLRNCSVIEDDALHYLESSYEKFDLIAVDLFQEIDVPEQFQQTHFITLLKAHLADAGKLYFNYVLDNPLHESQFALVAERFTAVFPFAKTLVIPGGNRMLMNY, from the coding sequence ATGGATTACCCCTTTTTATTTCGATTAAGCAGTTATTTTTTCGACCGTTTGGTGTATCAAACACATTCGGTGCACAATGCTGAATTAAGGGTAATGCTGCATCACAATAAATTTATTTTGGATTCCGGTAGGGCAAATTATTCTTTTGGGAATTTGCATCAAGCATTTCAACGGGCATTTGCGGTTACAAAACTGCGCAACAAATCACCCAAAAATGCCTTGATACTGGGATTTGGAGCAGGCAGTATTGCCCACATCCTGCAAAAGGAATTGAAATTTAATTGCAGCATCACCGGAGTTGAAATAGATAGTGAAGTGCTTAAATTGGCTAAACTGTATTTTGATTTTGACAAGTTGAGAAACTGCAGTGTGATAGAGGACGATGCCTTGCATTACCTTGAAAGCAGCTACGAAAAGTTTGATTTAATAGCGGTGGATTTATTTCAAGAAATTGATGTGCCTGAACAATTTCAGCAAACACATTTCATTACCTTGCTAAAAGCGCATTTAGCGGATGCCGGGAAGCTCTATTTTAATTATGTACTCGATAATCCCCTTCACGAAAGCCAATTTGCACTAGTGGCGGAGCGATTCACTGCTGTTTTTCCTTTCGCAAAAACACTTGTCATTCCGGGTGGCAATCGAATGTTGATGAACTATTAA
- a CDS encoding PAS domain S-box protein, with amino-acid sequence MNLLKSFWYFVTNCGINSFVSDSEIKRIKITNQLCLLAFGCYLLFDISFLIFQIPIFQFDYFITGLFFPGVLYLNHSGKNNAAKLLLCSILYFGIFIMLFFYGKTFETNLLLFPVLQVPFFIFDIKQRKFILITLVIPFLIFVGINLSGISNPAQFKISDTDIAIMRNMVQLSAVIVFFLVIYFYSRLNQKSEQSLTSMNSLLEEQVQTIFENSSDALLVIDTDHNLISNVNRFAVELFEGNDKEDLIGKQVPDLHKDKFNTEQLIVIRKNLKLRKYWNGEIEFETLKGRSFWGDLSVKRIETSLKPYQLVRVADVTQRKHHETQMQSSLKEKEILIDEIHHRVKNNLAIISSLLHLQSSQIEDKKLLEIFDESRRRIQSMALIHEKLYHNESLEKIDFSDYVIALVDSIKGSYNASDTSITVTTNIKNVHLELKHAIPCALILNELISNSYKHAFAGQEQGLIAIDIYKSGSQLSMTVKDNGIGMSEHTSITNSTSLGLTLVSSLVSQIRGNMVHQNSNGSSFQLTFNT; translated from the coding sequence ATGAATTTACTAAAGAGCTTTTGGTATTTTGTTACAAACTGCGGGATTAATTCATTTGTTTCTGATTCAGAAATAAAACGCATTAAAATCACCAATCAATTGTGTTTGCTTGCCTTTGGGTGCTATTTACTTTTTGATATATCCTTTTTAATTTTTCAAATACCCATTTTTCAGTTTGATTATTTTATAACCGGATTGTTTTTTCCGGGTGTGCTTTATTTAAATCATAGCGGTAAAAATAATGCGGCAAAATTACTCCTATGTAGTATTTTGTATTTCGGCATTTTTATCATGCTGTTTTTTTATGGTAAAACCTTCGAAACCAATTTACTCCTGTTTCCGGTGCTGCAAGTGCCCTTTTTTATTTTTGATATAAAACAGCGTAAATTTATTTTGATCACTTTGGTTATTCCGTTCCTAATCTTTGTGGGGATTAACCTTTCGGGGATATCTAATCCTGCACAGTTTAAAATAAGTGATACCGACATTGCCATTATGCGAAATATGGTGCAGTTGAGTGCCGTGATAGTATTCTTTTTAGTGATCTATTTTTATTCCCGTTTAAATCAAAAGTCAGAGCAATCGCTCACCTCCATGAACAGTTTGCTGGAGGAGCAAGTGCAAACCATTTTCGAAAACTCATCGGATGCGCTTTTAGTAATCGATACCGATCATAATTTGATAAGCAATGTAAATCGCTTTGCTGTGGAGCTTTTTGAGGGTAACGATAAGGAAGATTTAATCGGAAAACAGGTTCCGGATTTACACAAGGATAAATTTAATACGGAGCAACTTATCGTAATTCGAAAAAATCTGAAACTCCGTAAATATTGGAATGGCGAAATCGAATTTGAAACACTAAAAGGCCGCAGCTTTTGGGGCGATTTATCTGTTAAACGAATTGAAACGTCTCTTAAACCTTATCAGTTGGTTCGTGTAGCAGATGTTACCCAACGAAAGCATCATGAAACCCAAATGCAATCTTCCTTAAAAGAAAAGGAAATCCTAATTGATGAAATACACCACCGCGTTAAAAATAATCTTGCCATCATTTCGAGTTTATTGCATTTACAATCGAGCCAAATTGAGGATAAGAAATTGTTGGAAATATTTGATGAAAGCCGCAGACGCATTCAATCCATGGCGCTTATTCATGAGAAATTGTACCACAACGAATCACTGGAAAAAATTGATTTTTCAGACTATGTTATTGCGCTTGTTGATTCCATTAAGGGTTCTTACAATGCATCTGATACTTCAATTACGGTGACTACCAATATCAAAAATGTTCACCTCGAACTGAAACATGCTATTCCTTGTGCGCTTATTTTAAACGAGCTTATTTCCAATTCATACAAACATGCTTTCGCAGGACAAGAGCAAGGACTTATTGCAATTGATATTTATAAGAGCGGTTCGCAACTTTCGATGACCGTTAAGGATAATGGAATAGGTATGAGTGAGCATACAAGTATAACAAACAGCACCTCATTGGGCCTAACGCTTGTAAGTTCGTTGGTGAGCCAAATCAGAGGAAATATGGTGCATCAGAATTCAAATGGATCAAGTTTTCAATTAACTTTTAACACCTAA
- a CDS encoding response regulator codes for MAKILIVEDEAIIALSTKKSIEKMGHTQVTIVDSGEKAIQFVKENQPTIILMDLKINGDMDGIETMEEIRKFSDVPVIYTTGNSDPRARERANATTKSSFLTKPIENSILHTALQKYLFVFPISFYLNINL; via the coding sequence ATGGCAAAAATTTTAATCGTGGAAGATGAAGCAATCATTGCACTCTCTACCAAAAAAAGTATCGAAAAAATGGGCCATACCCAAGTCACCATTGTGGATAGCGGTGAGAAGGCAATACAATTTGTGAAGGAAAATCAACCTACCATCATTTTAATGGACCTGAAAATAAACGGCGATATGGATGGCATAGAAACGATGGAAGAGATTCGTAAATTTTCGGATGTGCCGGTCATTTATACTACCGGAAACTCAGATCCAAGAGCGAGAGAAAGAGCCAATGCTACTACAAAATCCTCTTTTTTGACAAAGCCTATCGAGAATTCAATATTGCATACAGCCCTTCAAAAATATCTTTTTGTTTTTCCGATTTCGTTTTACTTGAACATAAACCTTTAG
- a CDS encoding UDP-3-O-(3-hydroxymyristoyl)glucosamine N-acyltransferase: protein MKLNEVQSLQRIAELINANYHGAADFKISGINEIHNVENGDLTFVDHPKYYDKALQSKATTIIINKELPCPEGKALIISDDPFRDYVYLCKHFRTFQAATKFISDTAKIGEGTILQPGVFVGEHVVIGKNCIIHSNVSIYDHTLIGDNVTIHAGTVLGADAFYFKKRPSGFDKMFSCGRVVIEDDVEIGALCTIDKGVSADTRIGKGTKLDNQIHIGHDTVVGQNCLMAAQVGVAGVVTIEDDVTLWGQVGVQKDLTIGKGAVVLGQSGVGKSIEGNRTYFGSPVQDARHKMKEIAYLKRINELFENENQ, encoded by the coding sequence ATGAAGTTAAACGAAGTGCAATCGCTGCAGCGAATAGCTGAACTTATAAACGCTAATTACCACGGAGCTGCTGATTTTAAGATTAGTGGAATAAATGAAATTCACAATGTTGAAAACGGGGATTTAACTTTTGTGGACCATCCTAAATATTACGACAAGGCGCTTCAATCCAAGGCTACCACCATTATTATAAATAAGGAATTACCTTGTCCGGAAGGCAAAGCACTCATTATTTCGGATGATCCATTTCGGGATTATGTTTACCTGTGCAAGCATTTCCGCACCTTTCAAGCAGCTACTAAATTTATTAGCGATACAGCAAAAATTGGAGAAGGAACCATTTTACAACCCGGCGTTTTTGTGGGCGAACATGTTGTAATTGGTAAAAATTGTATTATACACTCAAATGTGAGCATTTACGATCACACCCTAATTGGCGATAATGTTACCATTCATGCAGGAACCGTGCTTGGCGCAGATGCTTTTTATTTTAAGAAGCGACCAAGTGGTTTTGATAAAATGTTTTCTTGCGGCAGGGTAGTCATTGAAGACGATGTAGAAATTGGTGCCTTGTGTACAATTGATAAAGGAGTATCAGCGGATACCCGCATTGGAAAAGGAACGAAACTCGACAATCAGATACATATCGGTCACGATACAGTGGTGGGGCAAAATTGCTTAATGGCTGCACAGGTGGGCGTTGCCGGGGTAGTTACCATTGAAGACGATGTTACCCTTTGGGGACAAGTGGGCGTGCAAAAAGATTTAACGATTGGCAAAGGTGCTGTAGTGTTAGGACAATCGGGAGTGGGCAAAAGTATTGAAGGCAACCGCACCTACTTTGGTTCTCCGGTGCAAGATGCCCGTCATAAAATGAAGGAAATTGCCTACTTGAAGCGTATCAATGAATTGTTTGAAAATGAAAATCAATAA
- a CDS encoding GNAT family N-acetyltransferase produces the protein MLNGKLISLRALEPEDLELLYVWENDTEFWHLSNTLVPFSKKILKTYLEQAHHDIYTTKQLRLMICDLSGKAIGCIDLFDFDPQNLRAGVGVLIADKAARLQGYASEALSLLKSYAKEKLNLHQLYCTILSENAPSIALFEKCGFEKNGTKKEWQRKGNSFLDEYFFQCILM, from the coding sequence ATGCTAAATGGAAAACTGATTAGCTTAAGGGCGCTCGAGCCGGAAGATTTGGAATTACTATATGTTTGGGAAAACGATACCGAATTTTGGCACCTGAGCAATACCCTTGTACCGTTTTCAAAAAAAATTCTTAAAACCTATCTTGAGCAGGCGCACCATGACATCTACACCACAAAACAATTGCGCTTAATGATTTGCGACCTTTCTGGAAAAGCAATTGGCTGCATAGATTTATTTGATTTTGATCCTCAAAATTTACGCGCAGGAGTGGGGGTTTTAATAGCCGACAAGGCTGCCCGATTGCAAGGATATGCTAGTGAAGCCTTATCACTTTTAAAAAGCTATGCCAAAGAAAAACTGAATTTACATCAGCTATATTGCACTATTTTATCCGAGAACGCTCCCAGTATTGCACTTTTTGAAAAGTGTGGGTTTGAAAAGAATGGAACTAAAAAGGAATGGCAGCGAAAAGGGAATTCTTTTTTGGATGAATATTTTTTTCAGTGCATTTTAATGTAA
- the efp gene encoding elongation factor P — translation MATTSDIGVGSFIRFNNELCLITEYQHRTPGNLRAFYQAKMKNFKSGKSVEYRFRSGEEVQLARVEYRMLQYIYAEGENIVCMDNATFEQLEIASNLFGEGLKFMKEGMEVKVAFENEIAIAAEPPTFVELVITYTEPGLKGDTATNTLKQATLETGAIINVPLFCNEGDKIKIDTRTFSYNERVK, via the coding sequence ATGGCAACAACTTCTGACATTGGTGTAGGATCTTTTATCCGATTTAATAATGAATTGTGTTTGATAACTGAATATCAGCACCGTACACCCGGCAATTTAAGAGCATTTTACCAAGCTAAAATGAAAAATTTTAAAAGCGGAAAATCGGTTGAATATCGTTTTCGTTCGGGCGAAGAAGTGCAATTGGCGCGTGTGGAATACCGTATGTTGCAATACATTTATGCCGAAGGTGAAAATATTGTGTGTATGGACAATGCTACATTTGAGCAATTAGAAATAGCCTCAAATTTATTTGGCGAAGGATTAAAATTCATGAAAGAAGGCATGGAAGTAAAAGTGGCCTTTGAAAATGAGATTGCAATCGCAGCCGAGCCACCTACGTTTGTGGAATTGGTAATCACCTACACCGAACCGGGTTTAAAAGGCGATACTGCTACAAACACATTGAAACAAGCAACACTTGAAACAGGCGCCATTATTAACGTTCCACTATTTTGCAACGAAGGCGATAAAATAAAGATTGATACCCGCACTTTTTCCTACAATGAGCGTGTTAAATAG
- a CDS encoding RecQ family ATP-dependent DNA helicase yields MESIHQILKQYWGHTAFRPLQEDIIGSILSGNDTLALLPTGGGKSICFQVPALAMEGICIVISPLIALMKDQVDNLNKRGIKATAVFSGMKKNEIDVALDNCVYGKVKFLYLSPERLGTELVRVRLQKMKICFLAVDEAHCISQWGYDFRPAYLRIAELRELLPKLNVLALTATATPDVVKDIQAKLAFKKECVFQASFERKNLAYVVLQEEDKWNRLLKVVNNIPGCGIVYARNRKKTQEIANFLNRNNIRSDFYHAGLDPKVRDEKQSAWMKNTCRVIVCTNAFGMGIDKPDVRFVVHLELPDSLEAYFQEAGRAGRDGNKSYAVLLFQGIDAEESRFRLQQNFPEIAEIKIVYQALANYLKLAIGAGLDAVYDFDIAQFCSSFNLKVNNVYNCLKFLEKQEYLALSENANNHSKIKLRMNKADLYAFQIGNAKYDAFLKTILRSYSGAFDDFISIHESDLAKRSELKKEDVVTNLMQLNQLNVLHYLPQTFLPQLCFTRARVDTKQLTIAPELLQVREEIAIKKLSAVIKYAESTQLCRSQLLLQYFGETNTQACGVCDVCLAKNKSNELSAPLFEQLAKKAQTQLEAKKLSLTDLVKALNSKKEAQSIQVIQNLIDSGKIVSENELLTWKR; encoded by the coding sequence ATGGAAAGCATACATCAAATTTTAAAACAATACTGGGGACACACTGCTTTTAGGCCCTTGCAGGAAGATATTATTGGCTCCATTTTAAGCGGAAACGATACGCTTGCGCTTTTGCCAACCGGAGGAGGAAAATCCATTTGCTTTCAAGTGCCTGCTTTAGCCATGGAGGGCATTTGCATTGTAATTTCTCCACTGATTGCATTGATGAAAGACCAAGTGGATAATCTCAACAAAAGAGGCATAAAAGCGACTGCAGTTTTTTCAGGCATGAAAAAAAACGAAATTGATGTAGCGCTGGACAATTGTGTGTATGGCAAAGTAAAATTTTTATACTTATCGCCCGAACGCCTTGGTACTGAACTTGTGCGGGTGCGCTTACAAAAAATGAAAATTTGCTTTTTAGCGGTGGACGAGGCACACTGTATTTCACAATGGGGCTATGATTTCAGACCGGCCTATTTACGCATCGCCGAGTTGCGTGAATTGTTGCCCAAATTAAATGTATTGGCTTTAACAGCTACAGCTACGCCAGATGTTGTAAAGGATATTCAAGCCAAATTAGCCTTTAAAAAAGAATGTGTATTTCAAGCAAGTTTTGAGCGCAAAAACTTAGCCTATGTCGTTTTACAGGAGGAGGATAAATGGAACCGTTTGTTGAAGGTTGTAAATAATATTCCGGGGTGTGGAATTGTGTACGCGCGCAACCGCAAAAAAACGCAGGAAATTGCCAACTTCTTAAATCGAAATAACATACGCTCCGATTTTTACCATGCCGGCTTGGATCCCAAAGTACGCGACGAAAAGCAAAGTGCTTGGATGAAAAATACTTGTAGAGTTATAGTATGTACTAATGCATTTGGAATGGGTATCGATAAACCTGATGTGCGTTTTGTGGTGCACCTGGAATTGCCCGATAGCTTGGAAGCTTATTTTCAAGAAGCAGGAAGGGCAGGTAGAGATGGAAATAAATCTTATGCGGTGCTGTTGTTTCAAGGTATCGATGCCGAAGAAAGTCGCTTCCGATTGCAACAAAATTTTCCTGAAATTGCCGAAATAAAAATTGTTTATCAAGCTTTAGCCAACTATTTAAAATTAGCAATTGGCGCCGGTTTAGATGCTGTTTACGATTTTGATATTGCTCAATTTTGTTCCTCCTTTAACCTCAAGGTGAACAATGTTTACAACTGTTTAAAATTTTTAGAAAAGCAAGAATACTTAGCTTTAAGTGAAAATGCGAACAACCATTCTAAAATAAAATTGCGGATGAATAAAGCTGATTTGTACGCATTTCAAATTGGCAACGCGAAGTACGATGCATTTTTAAAAACCATACTCCGCTCTTACTCCGGTGCATTCGACGATTTTATCAGCATCCACGAAAGTGACCTGGCTAAAAGAAGTGAATTAAAAAAGGAGGATGTTGTAACAAATTTAATGCAGCTGAATCAACTAAATGTGTTGCACTATTTGCCTCAAACTTTTCTTCCACAGCTTTGTTTCACAAGAGCGCGGGTGGATACAAAGCAATTGACCATCGCTCCTGAACTATTGCAAGTAAGAGAAGAAATTGCCATAAAAAAACTTAGCGCAGTAATCAAATATGCCGAAAGCACCCAACTCTGCCGCAGTCAGCTGCTCTTGCAATATTTTGGCGAAACCAATACCCAAGCATGTGGTGTATGTGATGTATGTTTAGCAAAAAACAAGTCGAACGAATTAAGCGCTCCTTTGTTTGAACAACTTGCAAAGAAGGCACAAACCCAACTCGAAGCAAAAAAACTTTCGCTAACTGATTTGGTGAAAGCCTTAAATTCCAAAAAAGAAGCACAGAGTATACAAGTTATTCAAAACCTGATTGACAGTGGAAAAATAGTTAGTGAGAATGAGCTCTTGACTTGGAAACGCTAA
- a CDS encoding Do family serine endopeptidase, translated as MNSIKKLAGILMVSAIGGVMGVGIYSSFEKKQERTQLGANAAPVRIVNNAGGLPDGTVNFVEAAELTVHTVVNIKTEYHQDSFNNNFFFNDPFHNFLFGDRGRGGMYPPQTQMASGSGVIISENGYIATNNHVVDKADKIEVTLNDKRTYTAEVIGKDPTTDLALLKINEKDLPFITYGNSDDVKVGEWVLAVGNPFNLTSTVTAGIVSAKGRNINILENDPSKGIYPIESFIQTDAAVNPGNSGGALVNTSGQLVGINSAIASNTGSYAGYSFAIPVNIVKKVMNDLLEFGSVQRAFIGVSIRDLDSKLAEEKNIKDYKKGVFVAGLTDDGAAEKAGIKEGDIITKIGKSEVNNSAELQEQVSNFRPGDKISVSYLRNGEVMVSDLTLKNKYGGIEVNKEEKVETATLLGATFEPISIDDKKKLHINNGLRIKKLESGKLFNSGIKENFIIVNIDKKPVDSLSDLTTILENKKGGVLIEGVYPNGMRAYYGFGL; from the coding sequence ATGAACTCAATAAAAAAATTAGCAGGTATTTTAATGGTCTCTGCAATAGGAGGCGTTATGGGTGTAGGAATTTATTCATCGTTTGAAAAAAAGCAAGAAAGAACTCAATTAGGTGCAAATGCCGCACCGGTGCGAATAGTAAATAATGCAGGTGGATTGCCGGATGGAACTGTAAATTTTGTGGAAGCTGCTGAATTAACGGTACATACCGTCGTGAACATTAAAACCGAATATCATCAAGACAGCTTTAACAACAATTTCTTTTTTAATGACCCTTTCCATAATTTCTTGTTTGGCGATCGTGGTCGTGGTGGAATGTATCCTCCGCAAACACAAATGGCGAGCGGTTCGGGAGTTATTATTTCTGAGAATGGATATATCGCAACCAATAACCATGTGGTAGATAAGGCCGATAAAATTGAAGTTACTTTAAATGATAAACGCACCTACACCGCCGAAGTAATCGGTAAGGATCCTACCACCGATTTAGCTTTATTAAAAATAAATGAAAAGGATTTACCTTTTATCACTTACGGAAATTCCGATGATGTAAAAGTGGGTGAATGGGTGCTGGCAGTGGGCAATCCCTTTAATTTAACAAGCACAGTTACCGCTGGTATTGTAAGTGCCAAAGGCCGTAACATCAATATACTTGAAAACGATCCTTCTAAAGGAATTTATCCTATCGAAAGTTTTATACAAACCGATGCTGCCGTTAATCCCGGAAACAGTGGTGGTGCATTGGTAAACACAAGTGGACAACTCGTTGGAATTAACTCTGCCATTGCCTCCAACACCGGTTCCTATGCGGGATACTCCTTTGCTATTCCGGTTAATATTGTAAAGAAGGTAATGAATGATTTACTCGAATTTGGTAGCGTGCAACGTGCATTTATAGGTGTGAGTATTCGCGATTTAGATTCCAAATTGGCGGAAGAAAAAAATATTAAAGACTATAAAAAAGGTGTATTTGTAGCTGGTTTAACCGATGATGGTGCAGCTGAAAAAGCGGGTATTAAAGAAGGGGATATCATCACAAAAATCGGAAAATCAGAAGTAAATAATTCTGCTGAATTGCAGGAGCAGGTGAGCAATTTCCGTCCGGGCGATAAAATATCGGTTTCCTACCTGCGCAATGGGGAGGTAATGGTTTCGGACCTTACTTTGAAAAACAAATATGGAGGCATTGAAGTGAACAAAGAAGAAAAAGTTGAAACCGCTACCTTGTTAGGTGCAACATTTGAACCGATCTCGATTGACGACAAGAAAAAATTACACATCAACAACGGCTTACGCATTAAAAAACTCGAAAGCGGTAAGCTCTTTAATTCCGGTATAAAAGAGAATTTTATTATTGTAAATATTGATAAAAAACCGGTTGATTCCTTGAGTGATTTAACTACCATTTTAGAAAACAAAAAAGGAGGCGTGCTCATTGAAGGTGTTTATCCAAATGGGATGCGCGCTTACTATGGTTTCGGATTATAA